The window GTTGCCAAAATAACATATAAGCTGCATGTCATTTTGAAGTCAAGCAGGATAATATTAAGTAAATTTGCTCATAATATAATAATCTCATTTGATTAGAGAGAGAAATGAATGAGAGTATGGTTCATCTGACAGTGACCTGAAAATGGTAGCCTTCAAGGGAACGATGGCTTCACGGATATATGGACAAACGATGTCATTTGTCACTGCATACGTCactctccttctccatctttcATCTTTTATTTATACACACGTCTGAAACATAGGGATTTctgtaaatatttctttttgtcGAAATAcatgtttagatttttttctttaacaagtTTAGATTTACTTCTATCaaatatatgtaatttattttgagtttttctttaaaaaaaaattaaattgactATTAGGACAAATTGCACCAGATCAGTGTAATTGGATGTAGTATTCATTCACGTTTACGGATTATAGTCAAATAAACAAagattttttcattgaaatattatatttttgaagttgctatataaattataataaaataagataaaaacaaaagagGTTGATGATAAACAGAAGTAGGTGTCACAGAAAAGAGCATGTGATTAAATACATATTACGCACAAAAAATCTTGGCCACAAAACCGATGAAAAACATGTGGTATGTAATAACGTTGCTAGTTTAACCGTCGACATAGTTCTTGAATTTTGAATTGCACaagaaaaaacgaaaaaaatcacacaaactttcagaattaaaataatattttacctTTCGAATAATAAccacacaaacacacaaaagCAGTAACTGGAATTGGATATAGactacaaatgtattttgaaataaaaaccTAATTATCATCTGGAAGGAAAAACATTTATCACTTGCAGTTGtctttatttacaaaaatctagtgttttttaataaaaaaagattatcaTTACTTTGAGGTGATATATAGCTCTGTAGAAATAACTTATTACCAAATCTGCATCCTGTTttgctcaatttttttttaacatcctGTTACCACTTGAAATTTGGAACAAGAAAAGTAATAAGAATGCCACCCAGTCCCAGTGATCAGTAAAAATAGCTTAATTACCACTGGTTTAACTTTCCTTTTGTAGTGGAGaggagagatagagagaaactccaaaaatataaattgctGACATCCTCCCGTTTTCGTGTTtagatattaaacaaaaaaaaaaaaaactcatttctTTTTGTTGGCCGAGAAAATTTCCAATGTTCCCGGTCACAAGTCGCCGCCACTTCACATCCTCCCTATATATGCTCCGTTCATCTTCTCCACACAACCATCTCCTCtactcttcctcctcctcatcttTCCTCCCTTCCTTCATCTCCTCCAAATCCAAATCCTCCTCTTCAACCAACAAACACAACCAACAACCTCCTCCTCCAATGGCCGCGTGCATCGACACGTGCCGAACCGGTAAACCACAGATCTCACGTGACTCAAACCGGTCCCACGACGACGAATCCGGTTTCCGTTACTCCAATTACTACCGATCCGGTTATCATCAATCCATCAACGCTACTGCTACCCAGACCAAAACCATACACACCCGTCCTCTCATCGAAGACCTCCCAAACGACGACGTATGGGCCAAGATCCGACAAGAAGCCAAATCCGACATCGAGAGAGAGCCAATCGTCTCCGGCTACTACCACGCCTCGATCGTCTCCCAACGCTCTCTCGAAGCCGCCTTAGCCAACACGCTCTCCGTCAAGCTCAGCAACCTAAACCTCCCGAGCAACACGCTCTTCGATCTCTTCAACGGCGTCCTCGAACAGAACCCTAAGATCGTCGAGTCCGTTAAGCAAGACCTCTTAGCCGTCAAGGAACGTGACCCGGCCTGCATCAGCTACGTCCACTGCTTCCTCCACTTCAAAGGCTTTTTAGCCTGCCAGGCCCATCGAATAGCCCACGAGCTTTGGGCCCAAAACCGAAAGGTTCTTGCTCTGCTGATCCAGAACAGAGTCTCCGAAGCCTTCGCGGTTGATTTCCACCCCGGGGCCAAGATCGGGACGGGGATTTTGCTGGATCACGCGACGGCGATTGTGATCGGGGAGACGGCGGTGGTGGGGGATAATGTTTCGATTCTTCATAACGTGACGCTTGGAGGCACGGGGAAGCAGTGTGGGGATAGGCACCCGAAGATCGGCGACGGGGTGTTGATTGGAGCTGGGACGTGTATCTTGGGGAACATCACGATTGGTGAAGGGGCGAAGATTGGGGCTGGGTCGGTGGTGTTGAAGGATGTGCCGCCGAGGACGACGGCTGTGGGGAATCCGGCGAGGTTGCTTGGTGGGAAAGATAATCCGAAGAAGCATGATAAGGATCCTGGTCTGACTATGGACCAAACCTCGCATATATCCGAGTGGTCGGATTATGTTATTTAAAGTGTTTTGTATTTTGTTGTTTATTCCATAATCAGATGATTTGTCTTTGTAAGATATTTGTCTGATTAAGTTTAAACTCGGAAACTCTAAAACGATGTGTAGTTTGAGTTTCATGTGGTTCGTTTCTGATTAGCAGAGACTATGTTTAGTATGTATGTTTGTTGGGAATAAACTGAAAGTTTATCATTTAATTATCAGCCTCTTTTGAGTTTTCTTTTGCTTGCTACCGTTGTTTAGGAGATGACTACAAGACCACTCAAGAACTAGGAATGCTTGCTACAATCAGTATGAAGGTAGAAATTACTCTGTAAGTGTCATTTATTTTCTGTTGTCACTTGTTTTAGCGTATGTGGTAGGCAACTATAGCGACATGTTGTCCTGCTTTAGGTAGGGATCACTATATATCTATGGAAGGTCTTGGTCTTCTTATATTTTCTGAGTAGTTTAAGAAGATTGTGTGCTTTTGTTCATGGAAAATACATGAGAGTTTCTGGGAAGGAGAGTTTTAAGCATTTTAAAAAGGGCTTTGCCTCTTGCGGCGTCAagaattataatttattattgacTGTAATGAATTTGTCTTCtgtcataatatttttattgacgCAGTTTGGCTATATGTATGTTGTTCATCGTGTGAGAGACTTAAACATTTTTGTCGTCtctgttctctcatgaaacagaGTTACACGATGGACAATTCTCTCGACTTTCTCCTCCTAGAGTCCATCTACTTTCCAATGTTCTCCATTTTCTTTAGTTTGCTTTTGTTGTTGGGTATGTTTGGATCCTGGGTTTACAAAAAAAGGTTGGCTTGTGAAAGTAATGATGTTGTCATGACCGAGAGGTTTAAGAAAACGTCTTTAACGTACAATAAACTGGTCCTTGTATGTTGTGTCACTTTCTCTGCCTTGAGTTCTGTGTTGTTGCTGTCAAGTTGCTTCCATCTGCATGCAAATGGTTGGGATCGCAACAAACTGATGAATCTCTTAGATCTTCTGTTTGCAGCTCTTTCTTGGGGTGTCATCTCTTTCTACCTGTATAGAAATGGTCAAAAGTTTCCTTTTCTGCTTAGAGTCTGGTGGGTTATCTATTTCATGGTTTCTTGCTGCAGTCTTTGGGTAGACATTGTCCTATACAAGAAGCAAGAACTGGAGTCTCTTCACCTTTTGATATATCATGCAGTGGCAGTTACCGTGGGGTTGTTTCTCTCCTATTCATGTTTCCAGAAGAAGCAAGGAGAAGGTGAAAGGATCAACCTACTCGAAGAGCCCCTCTTGAATGGAGGAGCCGAAGAGGAGGTTGTTACACCTTTCTCTAACGCTAGCTTTCTAAGCCACATGAGTTTCTCCTGGATGGGGTCTCTCATCGCCTTGGGAAATGAGAAAATCATAGACAGCGAGGATGTTCCTCAAGTCGACGGCAGTGACAGAGCTGAGAAACTGTTTTCTATATTCAGGAGTAAGCTTGATTGGGACGATGGTGAAAGAAACATCACCACGTTCAAGCTTATCAAGGCGCTCTTCTTCTCAGCGCGGCGAGATATTCTCTTCTCGACTCTCTTTGCTTTCGTCTACACGTTATCTTGCTACGTTGCGCCGTACCTCATGGACACTTTCGTCCAGTACCTGAACGGTAACAGACAGTACTCAAACGAAGGGTTTGTTTTAGTGACGACCTTCTTTGTTGCCAAGCTTGTGGAGTGCCAAGCGCGGAGGAACTGGTACTTCAGGCTGCAAAAGGGCGGGATTGGAATGAGATCGGTCCTTGTTTCGATGATCTACGAAAAGGGCTTGACACTTCCTTGCCACTCGAACCAAGGACACACCAGCGGCGAGATCATAAACCTCATGACGGTTGATGCTGAGAGGATCAGTGCTTTTAGTTGGTACATGCATGATCCATGGATACTCGTCTTGCAAATCAACTTAGCTTTACTGATCTTGTACAGAAGCCTTGAGCTAGGATCAGTTGTAGCTTTCGCCGCAACGTTTTTAGTAATGCTTGGGAACATTCCTTTAGCCAAGCTGGAAGAGAAGTTTCAAGGAAACTTAATGGAGTCTAAAGACGAGAGGATGAAGAAAACATCAGAGGTGTTGCTGAACATGAGGATACTTAAACTCCAGGGATGGGAGATGAAGTTTCTTTCCAAGATTCTTGGCCTTAGACGCGTTGAAGCAACCTGGCTTAAGAAGTTCGTGTATAACTCGGCGGGTATCAGCTCTGTCCTCTGGGCTGCACCTTCGTTTGTATCAGCAACAGCTTTTGGCGCTTGTATGCTTCTCAAGATCCCTCTTGAATCAGGAAAGATACTAGCGGCTCTCGCAACTTTCCGCATTCTGCAGACTCCGATCTACAAACTCCCCGACACGATATCGATGATTGTTCAGACAAAGGTGTCCCTCGACAGGATTGCTACTTTTCTATGTCTTGATGATTTGCAGCAAGACGTTGTGGAGAGACTCTCTAGTGGAAGTTCAAAGATAGATGTGGAAGTCAGCAACGGTGCTTTCTCTTGGGATGAGTCTTCTCCCATCCCAACGCTGAGAGACATAAGCTTCAAGATCCCTCGTGGGATGAACGTTGCTATATGCGGCACCGTTGGCTCAGGGAAATCGAGTTTGCTCTCGTCCATACTCGGTGAAGTTCCCAAAATATCTGGAGATCTTAAGGTTTGTGGGAGTAAGGCGTACATTGCGCAGTCGCCTTGGATCCAGAGTGGGAAGGTGGAAGAGAACATTCTGTTTGGTAAGCCGATGCAGAGAGAATGGTACGAGAGGGTGCTTGAAGCGTGTTCTTTGAATAAAGACTTGGAGGTGCTTCCGTTCCGTGATCAGACGGTGATTGGGGAAAGAGGTATTAATCTAAGTGGTGGACAGAAGCAGCGGATACAGATTGCACGTGCTTTGTACCAGAATGCAGATATCTATCTGTTTGATGACCCTTTTAGTGCAGTAGATGCTCATACTGGTTCACATCTCTTCAGGGTAATAATGTTTCCTTGTCTTTCTGGTTATCTTGACTTGATCATAACCAATGTTCAACAAATACTTAGGTGGTAAATAGGCACTTCGTACATAACTAGCAACTAGTCGGAGTATTCAGGGTACATGCCGGGCCTAGGCTTTAACAAATGATTGATTTGTACAAATTTGTAGGTTTGTactaaaattattgtttaatttaacaAACTGAGACTAATTAAGATAGATTTAATCCGATTTAGAATAATTTAAACCGATTTGAATTGCataaatcagattttaagaaaataattttatagtttaaacCGATCTTTAGAACCATGATCATAACCTCTTACCATGTTGTACTACACATCTCTCATGCATATCTTTCTCTGTAACAGGAAGTCTTGCTGGGGCTTCTGAGAAACAAGACAGTCATATACGTTACTCACCAACTTGAATTCCTGCCTGAAGCTGATCTTATACTGGTTTGGGACTTGTTCGCTTTTACCATCTTTACATTATTAAATGACATATTTACGATATtgtatataaatcattttggTAGGTAATGAAAGATGGGACGATCACGCAAGCAGGAAAGTACAAAGAAATTCTTGACTCAGGAACTGATTTTATGGAACTTGTAGGAGCTCACACAGATGCCTTAGCAGCAGTTAATTTGTTTGAAAAAGGATATGAGACAGCACAATCAGCTacaagcaaagaaaaaaaaatgtccgACGATGAAGACAACAAACAAGAGGAAGATTTGGGGGCTACCCCGAAAGGACAATTAGTtcaagaagaagagagggagAAAGGCAAAGTTGGGTTCGCTGTATACCAAAAGTACATGTCACTGGCTTATGGAGGAGCACTTGTACCTGTTATATTGGTCGTACAGTCTCTCTTTCAGATTCTAAACATCGGTAGCAACTATTGGATGGCTTGGGTGACTCCTGTCTCTAAGGATGTGAAACCTCCGGTGAGCGGCTCTACATTGATTATAGTCTATGTAGTTCTAGCCACTGCGAGCTCCGTGTGCATTCTTGTCAGAGCAATGCTGGCTGCGATGACTGGTTTCAAGATAGCTACTGAACTCTTCAACCAGATGCATCTCCGCGTTTTTCGTGCCTCCATGTCCTTCTTTGATGCAACCCCAATTGGAAGAATATTGAATAGAGTAAGGACTATCTATGTGTAATGTTTAATGTGTCAATACTGAAAACTGATCACTGTGGTTTTACTCTTTAGGCTTCTACAGACCAAAGCGCCGTGGATTTAAGACTACCAAGTCAATTTTCGAATCTTCTTGTTACCGCTATAAACATTTTGGGGATTATTGGAGTGATGGGACAGGTTGCTTGGCAGGTCCTTATTGTCTTCATCCCCGTCATCGCTGCTTGCACCTGGTATCGGGTATGCTTCTTCCTAACACTCACAAACTCAGATCAAACCTTAGCTTCATCATGTTGATCTTTgataataattaaacatatatgtaTGCAGCAATATTACATATCTGCGGCTCGGGAACTGGCGAGACTATCTGGAATAAGCAGGTCGCCTTTGGTACAGCATTTTTCAGAGACACTTTCAGGGATAACAACCATCAGGAGCTTTGATCAGGAACCGAGATTTCGCAGCGACATCATGAGACTCAACGATTGTTACTCTCGGCTAAGGTTCCACGCCATTTCCGCAATGGAGTGGCTCTGCTTCCGCCTTGATCTCTTATCTACAGCTGCGTTTGCGCTTTCGCTTGTTATCTTAGTTTCTATCCCTGAAGGAGTCATCAATCCAAGTAAAGTTACCTCCCTCTTAtcagttttttttctctttgtatTAGCTCTAGGCattcggttcggttccggttTGATTCTTTCGGTTCTTTGTTTCTAGAGGTTTAGGATTGGTGGGTATTTAGAAAATTCAGTTCGATTTCGGATCgcttatttctatttttggttTCGATAACAAAGTTGAGAACCGACTAATATCTGAAGTAGCTTCTGAGCTCATTCGATTCCAGT is drawn from Brassica rapa cultivar Chiifu-401-42 chromosome A05, CAAS_Brap_v3.01, whole genome shotgun sequence and contains these coding sequences:
- the LOC103870196 gene encoding serine acetyltransferase 3, mitochondrial gives rise to the protein MFPVTSRRHFTSSLYMLRSSSPHNHLLYSSSSSSFLPSFISSKSKSSSSTNKHNQQPPPPMAACIDTCRTGKPQISRDSNRSHDDESGFRYSNYYRSGYHQSINATATQTKTIHTRPLIEDLPNDDVWAKIRQEAKSDIEREPIVSGYYHASIVSQRSLEAALANTLSVKLSNLNLPSNTLFDLFNGVLEQNPKIVESVKQDLLAVKERDPACISYVHCFLHFKGFLACQAHRIAHELWAQNRKVLALLIQNRVSEAFAVDFHPGAKIGTGILLDHATAIVIGETAVVGDNVSILHNVTLGGTGKQCGDRHPKIGDGVLIGAGTCILGNITIGEGAKIGAGSVVLKDVPPRTTAVGNPARLLGGKDNPKKHDKDPGLTMDQTSHISEWSDYVI
- the LOC103870195 gene encoding ABC transporter C family member 7, translating into MKQSYTMDNSLDFLLLESIYFPMFSIFFSLLLLLGMFGSWVYKKRLACESNDVVMTERFKKTSLTYNKLVLVCCVTFSALSSVLLLSSCFHLHANGWDRNKLMNLLDLLFAALSWGVISFYLYRNGQKFPFLLRVWWVIYFMVSCCSLWVDIVLYKKQELESLHLLIYHAVAVTVGLFLSYSCFQKKQGEGERINLLEEPLLNGGAEEEVVTPFSNASFLSHMSFSWMGSLIALGNEKIIDSEDVPQVDGSDRAEKLFSIFRSKLDWDDGERNITTFKLIKALFFSARRDILFSTLFAFVYTLSCYVAPYLMDTFVQYLNGNRQYSNEGFVLVTTFFVAKLVECQARRNWYFRLQKGGIGMRSVLVSMIYEKGLTLPCHSNQGHTSGEIINLMTVDAERISAFSWYMHDPWILVLQINLALLILYRSLELGSVVAFAATFLVMLGNIPLAKLEEKFQGNLMESKDERMKKTSEVLLNMRILKLQGWEMKFLSKILGLRRVEATWLKKFVYNSAGISSVLWAAPSFVSATAFGACMLLKIPLESGKILAALATFRILQTPIYKLPDTISMIVQTKVSLDRIATFLCLDDLQQDVVERLSSGSSKIDVEVSNGAFSWDESSPIPTLRDISFKIPRGMNVAICGTVGSGKSSLLSSILGEVPKISGDLKVCGSKAYIAQSPWIQSGKVEENILFGKPMQREWYERVLEACSLNKDLEVLPFRDQTVIGERGINLSGGQKQRIQIARALYQNADIYLFDDPFSAVDAHTGSHLFREVLLGLLRNKTVIYVTHQLEFLPEADLILVMKDGTITQAGKYKEILDSGTDFMELVGAHTDALAAVNLFEKGYETAQSATSKEKKMSDDEDNKQEEDLGATPKGQLVQEEEREKGKVGFAVYQKYMSLAYGGALVPVILVVQSLFQILNIGSNYWMAWVTPVSKDVKPPVSGSTLIIVYVVLATASSVCILVRAMLAAMTGFKIATELFNQMHLRVFRASMSFFDATPIGRILNRASTDQSAVDLRLPSQFSNLLVTAINILGIIGVMGQVAWQVLIVFIPVIAACTWYRQYYISAARELARLSGISRSPLVQHFSETLSGITTIRSFDQEPRFRSDIMRLNDCYSRLRFHAISAMEWLCFRLDLLSTAAFALSLVILVSIPEGVINPSFAGLAVTYALNLNSLQATLIWTLCDLENKMISVERMLQYIDIPSEPPLVIESTRPEKSWPSCGEITICNLQVRYGAHLPMVLHGLTCTFPGGLKTGIVGRTGCGKSTLIQTLFRIVEPTAGEIRIDGVNILTIGLHDLRSRLSIIPQDPTMFEGTVRSNLDPLEEHSDEQIWEALDKCQLGDEVRKKDLKLDSPVSENGQNWSVGQRQLVCLGRVLLKRSKVLVLDEATASVDTATDNLIQETLRQHFSDCTVITIAHRISSVIDSDMVLLLDQGLIKEHDSPAKLLEDKSSSFSKLVAEYTATSDSRFRRSC